The following proteins are co-located in the Mariprofundus sp. NF genome:
- the truA gene encoding tRNA pseudouridine(38-40) synthase TruA, which yields MADVEIQKQRIAMAIEFDGRVFHGWQQQDNATSVQAELQAALLAVEGETVVTVAAGRTDSGVHAEALLVHADVSSARWQRSHLAYLHGLNSRLPDSIRVVGVRAVKADFHARFDCRGRTYRYLISNRNTLSALHRWRYFWVPRALNLEAMQEAAAHCIGRHDFSSLRASGCQAAHAIRTMSKVDVSRDGFAISIEVAGDGFLYHMVRNLVGNLVEVGLGKQTPEQFRELLAQQDRSRGAATAPAHGLYFIDALYDDFSASDLIGKS from the coding sequence ATGGCAGATGTAGAGATACAGAAGCAACGCATCGCTATGGCAATCGAGTTTGATGGCCGCGTGTTTCATGGTTGGCAGCAACAGGATAATGCCACTTCCGTGCAGGCTGAGCTGCAGGCCGCCCTATTGGCTGTAGAGGGTGAAACTGTTGTGACGGTTGCTGCAGGCCGCACTGACAGCGGTGTGCATGCAGAAGCACTCCTGGTTCATGCTGATGTCTCATCAGCGCGCTGGCAGCGCTCTCATCTGGCCTATCTGCATGGTCTCAACAGCAGGCTGCCGGATTCGATAAGGGTTGTCGGTGTACGTGCTGTTAAAGCAGATTTTCATGCCCGCTTTGATTGCCGGGGGCGAACCTATCGATATCTGATATCAAATCGCAATACGCTCTCTGCACTGCATCGCTGGCGCTACTTCTGGGTGCCCAGAGCGTTGAATCTGGAGGCGATGCAGGAGGCTGCTGCGCACTGTATTGGCAGGCATGATTTTTCATCGCTGCGTGCTTCCGGTTGTCAGGCCGCGCATGCCATTCGTACAATGAGCAAGGTGGATGTCAGTAGAGATGGTTTTGCTATCTCCATTGAGGTGGCTGGCGATGGTTTTCTCTATCATATGGTACGCAATCTGGTGGGTAATCTGGTCGAAGTAGGTCTTGGAAAACAGACGCCTGAGCAGTTTCGGGAGCTGTTGGCTCAGCAGGACAGGAGCAGAGGCGCTGCTACGGCACCTGCGCACGGGCTCTATTTTATCGATGCCCTATATGATGATTTCAGCGCTTCTGATCTGATTGGTAAAAGCTAG
- a CDS encoding PAS domain-containing hybrid sensor histidine kinase/response regulator: MLNFNSIATWLQNEAYTGNKPLAELQLQQTKARILLTIASLTYVILHGDYFTYYKVEALSFAALYFILNAAALISLRKRPFALIGSLFYPLLDVLIVTFGMLIDGGHSSGVYFMLLPIIIGNGLRFGNPMLIYAQASCLIGMLCSTAYGHYTLQLPIDYTLLYWQIFTLLAVPFYAYLIVKKVEKAIYEKNAAEQSSFQLIDRGPLPVFTFELDAKRAPQILYANEAMVQLFQNAQADILDQPADRLVLPEDSDEMIKFCRSAFRDEADGSVQQPSTTYLRGMDASGRIIKLMATAIRMRWQERWIGVCFLLDITERETLQEQMEAVHRQGYMSTLVAGIVHDFRNVLTNMIGNAEVVQMNCSDPVEKQQIESIIEAGERGSDLITHLLKLSRNSERNQSHNRTQGSALLQPLENIIGLARLQLPHNIRLVSRIEDELPDVEIEIIEIEQILLNLINNAMQAISDSGLIEVNIGSEDNQQADQKQLCITVSDNGEGISEENIDRVFKPFWTSRADQGGSGLGLTMVQRIVKLHQGKIDISSPAGEQQTTVRICIPSYMTENKVVIAQTVVTPPTVKQPEETTSQRILLVDDMPDILKVHNAIVTRLGHDAEAVESVDSALTLFTDPSSHFDLIITDFRMPGKDGLELVQEIRKRDPKIPILMVTAFGEDEQLQQAGSYGVTLMNKPITIERMKAGIAKAVAGELT, encoded by the coding sequence ATGTTAAACTTCAACAGCATCGCAACATGGTTGCAGAATGAAGCCTATACGGGCAACAAACCGCTGGCTGAACTGCAGCTTCAGCAGACCAAAGCGCGCATACTACTGACCATCGCCAGTCTCACCTATGTGATCCTGCATGGTGATTATTTCACATACTACAAGGTAGAGGCGCTCAGTTTCGCTGCCCTCTATTTTATACTCAATGCCGCCGCACTGATCAGCCTGCGCAAGCGCCCCTTCGCCCTGATTGGCTCACTTTTCTATCCGCTGCTGGATGTGCTTATTGTCACCTTCGGTATGCTCATTGATGGCGGTCATTCCAGCGGCGTCTACTTTATGCTGCTGCCGATCATTATCGGCAATGGCCTGCGTTTTGGTAATCCGATGCTTATCTATGCCCAGGCTTCATGCCTTATCGGCATGTTATGTTCAACCGCCTATGGTCATTACACGCTACAGCTTCCGATCGATTATACGCTGCTCTACTGGCAGATATTCACGCTGCTTGCCGTACCTTTTTACGCCTATCTGATCGTAAAGAAGGTCGAAAAGGCAATCTACGAAAAAAATGCCGCGGAGCAGAGCTCGTTTCAGCTCATCGACAGGGGCCCCCTGCCAGTATTCACCTTTGAACTCGATGCCAAACGGGCTCCACAAATTCTCTATGCCAATGAAGCGATGGTTCAGCTTTTTCAAAACGCTCAGGCCGATATTCTGGATCAGCCTGCCGACAGACTTGTGCTGCCCGAAGATAGTGATGAGATGATCAAGTTCTGCCGCAGTGCATTTCGTGATGAAGCAGACGGTAGCGTTCAACAGCCATCCACAACCTACCTGCGAGGCATGGATGCATCCGGACGTATCATCAAACTGATGGCCACTGCCATCCGCATGCGCTGGCAGGAGCGCTGGATCGGTGTCTGTTTCCTGCTTGATATTACTGAGCGGGAAACGCTGCAGGAGCAGATGGAGGCCGTGCACAGGCAGGGTTACATGTCCACGCTCGTCGCCGGCATTGTGCACGACTTCAGAAATGTGCTGACCAATATGATCGGCAATGCTGAAGTGGTGCAGATGAACTGCTCCGACCCTGTTGAAAAACAGCAGATCGAATCCATTATTGAGGCCGGTGAGCGCGGCAGTGATCTTATTACCCACCTGTTGAAGCTGAGCAGAAACAGTGAGCGTAATCAGAGCCACAACCGCACTCAAGGTTCGGCACTTTTGCAGCCACTGGAAAACATTATCGGACTGGCCCGTCTGCAGCTGCCTCACAATATCCGACTGGTCAGCAGGATTGAGGATGAACTACCGGATGTTGAGATCGAAATTATCGAGATTGAACAGATTCTGCTTAATCTGATTAATAACGCCATGCAGGCGATCAGCGACTCAGGTCTTATCGAGGTCAATATCGGCAGTGAAGATAATCAGCAAGCGGATCAAAAACAGCTCTGCATCACCGTCTCAGATAACGGCGAAGGGATCAGCGAAGAGAATATTGATCGTGTTTTCAAACCCTTCTGGACCTCAAGGGCAGATCAGGGTGGCTCAGGCCTTGGCCTGACCATGGTGCAACGCATTGTTAAACTGCATCAGGGTAAAATCGATATCTCATCACCGGCCGGAGAGCAGCAGACCACCGTTCGCATCTGCATCCCCTCTTATATGACAGAAAATAAGGTTGTGATTGCACAAACAGTAGTCACACCGCCAACTGTAAAGCAACCTGAAGAGACTACTTCTCAGCGCATTCTTCTGGTTGATGACATGCCTGATATCCTCAAAGTCCACAACGCCATTGTCACCCGTCTGGGTCATGATGCAGAGGCTGTCGAATCAGTTGATTCAGCCCTCACACTGTTTACAGACCCATCATCTCATTTTGATCTTATTATCACTGATTTTCGCATGCCTGGAAAAGATGGACTGGAGCTGGTGCAGGAGATCAGAAAGCGTGATCCGAAAATCCCCATTCTTATGGTTACCGCCTTCGGAGAAGATGAACAGCTACAGCAGGCCGGAAGTTATGGTGTTACCCTGATGAATAAACCGATTACCATTGAGCGAATGAAAGCGGGCATAGCTAAAGCAGTGGCTGGTGAGCTGACCTGA
- a CDS encoding inositol monophosphatase, with protein sequence MLYVAVRAARRAGDLIARAFDERDSFTVHQKTDRDYVTDVDQRAEALILREITQHYPEHGIVAEESDKRVNPEASIQWYVDPLDGTTNFIHGYPHFAVSIAAWKDGKPLLAVVHDPIRDETFEAKNGGGAFVNRRRLRVTNEKRLGHALFASGMPSYQREHIDLFQKRMDGCMRAMDGYRRGGSAALDLAYVAAGRLDVYWEAGLRPWDIAAGYLLVQEAGGLATDLAGASIDLEKGDILASNPHLHRDVSKLINIT encoded by the coding sequence GTGTTATATGTAGCTGTTCGGGCCGCCAGACGGGCCGGTGATCTGATTGCCAGGGCATTTGATGAGCGTGATAGCTTTACAGTGCATCAGAAAACAGATCGGGATTATGTCACCGATGTGGATCAGCGTGCGGAAGCACTGATCCTCAGAGAGATAACCCAGCACTATCCCGAGCACGGCATTGTTGCTGAAGAGTCGGATAAGCGGGTGAATCCCGAGGCCTCAATCCAGTGGTATGTTGACCCTCTGGATGGAACCACCAACTTTATTCACGGTTATCCCCATTTTGCTGTCTCTATCGCGGCATGGAAAGATGGTAAACCACTGCTGGCAGTGGTTCATGATCCGATTCGTGATGAGACCTTTGAGGCAAAGAATGGTGGCGGTGCTTTTGTCAATCGCCGTCGTCTGCGTGTCACCAATGAGAAGCGTCTGGGCCATGCACTTTTTGCTTCAGGTATGCCATCTTACCAGCGGGAGCATATCGATCTGTTTCAGAAGCGTATGGATGGCTGCATGCGTGCCATGGATGGTTACCGTCGCGGCGGCTCAGCTGCCCTTGATCTCGCCTATGTGGCGGCAGGACGTCTGGATGTTTACTGGGAAGCGGGTCTGAGACCCTGGGATATCGCAGCAGGTTACCTGCTGGTGCAGGAGGCCGGTGGTCTGGCTACCGATCTTGCCGGTGCAAGCATCGATCTAGAGAAGGGTGATATTCTTGCATCCAATCCGCATCTGCACAGAGACGTCAGCAAACTGATCAACATCACCTGA
- the lptG gene encoding LPS export ABC transporter permease LptG — protein sequence MPVIFRWIFSGCISRSFVTLAALLSIYVIIESFDKARYLGHGLDGGLMIEYLLLKIPFMINEFMPIIVLIGASIYLIELSRNHEMVAIRAAGLGINKLLMPLLTVALLAATLSFIVGEWITPVTNKRLDVIENVHIKQQQSANQGVQWLKDGQQFYRLMPLKEGRFTMVVIETDAEGGWLKRIDAASASYANQQWQLTDVHITTPSPEKGTLHEHLDSLILDSNVGPETAELPKPRHMEFSELYHYIADLEHAGLTTGSYTYALHRKIAAPLASLLMVILATALCLHTGSRNSRVSWGIITAISLGLLFYVIGNAGYLLAANEHISPAYAAWLPTLVFGGLGMYLLLKREGH from the coding sequence ATGCCTGTCATCTTCCGATGGATATTCTCCGGTTGCATTAGCCGCTCTTTTGTCACACTGGCAGCGCTGCTCTCTATCTATGTGATTATTGAAAGCTTCGATAAAGCCCGTTACCTCGGTCACGGTCTGGACGGCGGCCTGATGATCGAATACCTGCTGTTGAAAATTCCATTTATGATCAATGAGTTTATGCCGATTATCGTATTGATCGGTGCCAGCATCTATCTGATCGAGCTCTCCCGCAACCATGAGATGGTTGCCATTCGCGCCGCAGGACTGGGCATCAATAAGCTGCTGATGCCTCTGCTTACAGTCGCCCTTCTCGCCGCAACGTTAAGCTTTATTGTCGGAGAGTGGATCACACCTGTCACCAACAAACGACTGGATGTTATTGAGAATGTGCATATCAAACAGCAGCAAAGTGCCAATCAGGGTGTGCAGTGGCTCAAAGACGGGCAGCAATTTTACCGCCTGATGCCATTGAAAGAGGGCCGTTTTACCATGGTTGTGATTGAGACTGATGCTGAGGGGGGCTGGCTCAAACGCATTGATGCCGCCAGCGCCAGCTATGCCAACCAGCAGTGGCAACTCACAGATGTTCATATCACCACCCCTTCGCCTGAAAAGGGTACGCTGCATGAACATCTCGACAGCCTGATTCTTGACTCGAATGTCGGGCCGGAGACTGCCGAACTGCCCAAACCCCGACACATGGAGTTCTCCGAGCTCTACCACTACATTGCAGATCTGGAACATGCCGGCTTGACCACCGGCTCCTACACCTACGCGCTGCACAGAAAAATCGCTGCACCTCTGGCAAGTCTGTTGATGGTGATTCTTGCAACAGCGCTCTGCCTGCATACCGGCAGTCGTAACAGTAGAGTCTCATGGGGCATTATCACCGCCATATCACTGGGGCTGCTGTTTTATGTTATCGGCAATGCAGGTTACCTGCTGGCCGCAAACGAGCATATATCCCCGGCCTATGCGGCCTGGTTACCCACACTCGTATTTGGAGGCTTGGGCATGTATCTACTGCTTAAGCGGGAAGGCCATTAA
- a CDS encoding PAS domain S-box protein yields MMQFRHHSILTRVLSVTVIALLVLTVALHYKLSEQQGDELNAHIEDNFSTLKAEMTSETAIRTHWMESVLLLLQRSIDSEAITKALESEDRQRLALLAADYFKTLQQNNQVTHMYFMDAERRVVLRMHQPERYGDIIDRVTAKQAELTGQRVAGIELGPLGTLTLRVVVPWTLGARRIGYLELGIELEDILAGIELDNSFRIVLAVDKSHLHKDVTHRVNGRWSMFKGFVLLYPEERAKQLIPVIEASLDRKDELPHVIPMGDIYYGLKHTPFLDASGREIGQLIMLLDLSTENIDLSRALYTTMALFVGFMVFFILLLYLLISRSEKARRAAESRLELYGEAFTNTIGGIMITDCKGTIIDVNAAFERVTGYSKDEAVGRNPSMLKSGLQDGQFYQRMWHAIQERGQWQGRIVNCRKNGDIYPEHLSITAICDEHGVVKNYIGVFLDASEQEQLQEQFQQAQRMESLGTLVGGIAHEFNNMLAGMTGNLYLAKSEVKEHVAAVEKLNTVESLAFQAADMIKQLLTFARKGTTRTEETNLALFLKSSKELFQLSLHEDVTLKQQISDQEITVDVDRSQLQQILMNLINNSKAALQGVNKPEISIILDHYVADHSFLNRFPELKGSEFARITVKDNGAGIEEQCLEKIFEPFFTTREVGDGAGLGLSMVFGAIKGYGGVIEVDSCLGMGTSMHLYIPALSKTSEIMDIEAEVSTGHGETILVVDDDELVVETACKVLSRLGYKVLSAASGREAIALFEAHQHEIGVVILDVVMPGLSGPETADLIQIINEDVTIIFATGYDTTDTLHKRIEHTGELVLRKPYQISVLSQILKEILNR; encoded by the coding sequence ATGATGCAGTTTAGGCACCACTCCATTCTTACCAGAGTATTATCTGTTACCGTCATTGCGCTGCTGGTTCTTACCGTTGCATTGCACTACAAATTAAGTGAGCAGCAGGGTGATGAGCTTAATGCCCATATCGAAGATAACTTCAGTACCCTGAAAGCGGAGATGACCTCGGAGACAGCTATCAGAACGCACTGGATGGAGTCTGTGCTACTTCTACTTCAACGTTCTATTGACTCAGAGGCCATCACTAAAGCACTTGAATCAGAAGACCGGCAGCGCCTTGCATTGTTGGCGGCAGATTATTTTAAGACACTGCAGCAGAATAATCAGGTTACTCATATGTACTTCATGGATGCTGAGCGCCGTGTTGTGCTGCGCATGCACCAGCCTGAGCGATATGGCGATATCATAGATCGCGTGACGGCAAAGCAGGCGGAGCTAACAGGGCAGCGGGTGGCGGGTATTGAGTTAGGCCCCTTAGGAACACTGACTTTGCGTGTGGTTGTGCCCTGGACTCTGGGGGCGAGAAGAATTGGTTATCTGGAGTTGGGCATTGAGCTGGAAGACATTCTTGCAGGTATTGAGCTGGATAACTCTTTTCGCATTGTGCTGGCTGTGGATAAATCACATCTGCATAAGGATGTGACGCATAGAGTGAATGGTCGTTGGTCAATGTTTAAAGGCTTTGTTTTACTCTATCCGGAGGAGAGGGCCAAACAGCTGATTCCGGTCATAGAAGCGTCGCTGGATCGTAAAGATGAGTTGCCTCATGTTATTCCGATGGGTGATATCTATTATGGTCTGAAGCATACCCCGTTTCTGGATGCATCAGGCCGGGAGATTGGCCAGTTGATCATGCTGCTGGATCTCTCAACGGAAAATATTGATTTGAGTAGAGCTCTGTATACAACGATGGCCCTGTTTGTCGGCTTTATGGTGTTCTTTATTCTGCTCTTATATCTACTGATCAGTCGCAGTGAAAAAGCCCGTCGTGCTGCAGAGAGCAGGCTTGAGCTTTATGGCGAGGCATTCACCAACACCATTGGCGGCATCATGATTACCGATTGCAAAGGTACAATTATTGATGTGAATGCTGCGTTTGAGAGGGTGACTGGTTATAGCAAAGATGAGGCTGTCGGTCGCAATCCAAGTATGCTGAAGTCAGGCCTGCAGGATGGGCAGTTTTATCAAAGAATGTGGCATGCGATTCAGGAACGTGGCCAGTGGCAGGGGCGTATCGTTAATTGTCGTAAAAATGGCGACATCTATCCGGAACACCTCTCTATCACGGCTATCTGCGATGAGCATGGCGTGGTGAAAAACTATATCGGCGTATTTCTTGATGCCAGTGAGCAGGAACAGCTGCAAGAGCAGTTCCAGCAGGCTCAGCGTATGGAGTCACTCGGTACACTTGTCGGTGGCATCGCTCATGAATTCAACAATATGCTGGCAGGCATGACCGGCAATCTCTATCTGGCCAAGAGTGAGGTTAAAGAGCATGTCGCCGCGGTGGAGAAGCTGAACACTGTGGAGTCACTGGCATTCCAGGCCGCAGATATGATTAAACAGCTGCTTACCTTTGCCCGAAAGGGTACAACCCGAACTGAAGAGACAAACCTTGCACTGTTTTTGAAGTCCTCCAAAGAGCTGTTTCAGCTCTCCTTGCATGAGGATGTCACTCTGAAACAGCAGATTTCTGATCAGGAGATTACTGTTGATGTGGATCGAAGCCAGCTGCAGCAGATATTGATGAATCTGATTAACAATTCAAAGGCTGCGCTGCAGGGTGTGAACAAACCTGAAATCTCCATTATCCTGGACCACTATGTCGCAGATCACTCGTTTCTGAATAGATTTCCTGAGCTGAAAGGCAGTGAGTTTGCCAGGATTACGGTAAAAGATAATGGCGCGGGTATAGAAGAGCAGTGTCTGGAAAAAATATTCGAGCCATTCTTCACCACACGAGAGGTGGGAGATGGGGCAGGCTTAGGTCTCTCTATGGTGTTTGGTGCCATCAAGGGTTATGGCGGAGTCATTGAGGTGGATAGTTGTTTGGGCATGGGCACATCCATGCATCTCTATATTCCGGCCCTGAGTAAAACTTCAGAGATTATGGATATTGAGGCTGAGGTGAGCACAGGGCACGGTGAAACCATTCTGGTGGTTGATGATGATGAGCTGGTTGTTGAGACAGCCTGCAAGGTGCTGAGCAGGCTGGGTTATAAAGTGTTGAGTGCAGCCAGTGGCAGAGAGGCAATCGCGCTGTTTGAAGCGCATCAACACGAGATCGGCGTGGTGATACTGGATGTGGTGATGCCTGGACTCAGTGGTCCGGAAACCGCCGATCTGATCCAGATTATCAACGAGGATGTTACCATTATTTTTGCAACCGGTTACGACACTACCGACACATTGCATAAACGTATTGAGCATACTGGAGAGCTGGTGCTGAGAAAACCTTATCAGATCTCGGTATTGAGTCAGATACTCAAAGAGATACTCAACCGCTGA
- the pyrE gene encoding orotate phosphoribosyltransferase produces MNENEILAMYEDAGALLNGHFILSSGRHSARYLQSALVLMNIDNATALAGELIGKVDADKIDMVVSPAIGGLVIGQEVARLLRKPFIFTERKEGEMQMRRGFSIPEGTKLLVVEDVITTGGSVRECMEVVRQFGGEPVKVLAVVDRAPDAEGRFDVPFATAISLDVETYAADACPMCAEGLLPPVKPGSRGAA; encoded by the coding sequence ATGAATGAGAATGAGATTCTGGCAATGTATGAGGATGCAGGTGCGCTGTTAAACGGCCACTTTATTCTTTCAAGCGGCAGGCACTCTGCCCGCTATCTGCAGTCGGCACTGGTGTTGATGAATATCGATAATGCGACCGCTCTGGCTGGTGAGCTGATCGGCAAGGTTGATGCTGATAAGATTGATATGGTGGTCTCTCCGGCTATTGGCGGCCTGGTAATTGGTCAGGAGGTTGCACGTCTGCTGCGTAAGCCGTTTATCTTTACCGAGCGTAAAGAGGGCGAGATGCAGATGCGTCGTGGTTTCTCGATTCCAGAGGGCACAAAGCTGCTGGTGGTTGAAGATGTGATTACTACTGGTGGTTCTGTACGTGAATGTATGGAGGTTGTGCGTCAGTTCGGTGGTGAACCTGTGAAGGTGCTGGCGGTTGTCGATCGTGCGCCGGATGCCGAGGGTCGCTTTGATGTGCCTTTTGCAACAGCTATCAGTCTGGATGTTGAGACCTATGCAGCCGATGCCTGCCCAATGTGTGCAGAGGGGCTTCTACCGCCTGTGAAACCCGGCAGCCGTGGCGCAGCCTGA